From one Plectropomus leopardus isolate mb chromosome 8, YSFRI_Pleo_2.0, whole genome shotgun sequence genomic stretch:
- the elapor1 gene encoding endosome/lysosome-associated apoptosis and autophagy regulator 1, translating to MQRSRTHLRHLLLGLLFAQTYAELPMCKESDYHFEYTECDVLGSRWRVAVPNKADTCTGLPDPVKGTQCTFSCSEGEFLDMQSQQCQKCAAGTYSLGTGVAFDEWDSLPSGFVTHGVTANGGDSHTDCSNSTWTPKGDYIASNTDECTATLSYAVSLKKPGTVSFEYFYPDDSIYFEFFVQNDQCQSTDTESRWMKISESFFSKYAVELKSGNNVLYWRTTVYTPEGSAIKPVLLRNIAISGVAYTSECFHCKPGTHSAKAGSARCSPCPADTFSNKGATVCHQCETDKYAEAGSGSCKQRPACTNSDYFYTHTPCDSEGKTQLMYKWIEPKICSESVQGAVKLPASGEKQTCPPCNPGFFVTNSSTCEPCKEGSYSNGTVCTKCPVGMEPVVGLEYKWWNTMPSNMKSSIFRREFSDSEHSTAWEVAGEYVYTAPGDQDTDYLMLTLNVPGYRLPQSVATDSERTELSRITFVFKTTCTADCKFFFLAGYNQWNNDVVEHWTGSNSKQSYSYLIQSNSTTSFTWTFRRTEEVNVERKYGADSAKIFSIHITNVIGGVASECRRCALGSATADSACVPCPPGHYMVNGTGVCVSCPTNTFIKPEQPIGEAACVQCGPNTKRNKAYTACLSDCALDVQTSGGALLHYDFSPLVNVTGFHSSPRFTNKGLRYFHRFNLGLCGKEGRVQAKCVDNVTESGKAVKGYVCQSTVVPSEIRSQSVVSAQPFIIGDSLIGVTTDTKLSSISSPDWLFPASSGLPDVIFYYKSSETTQACKQGRSATVRLRCNPTVTAKDHITLPSNCSEGTCDGCTFHFLWQSQHACPLCTKDHYREIVSACVQGIQRTTYVWQQPLQCYGGESLPAQIVSACVTLDFWLNFGVSLGTIAAVLLISISCYFWKKTRKLQYKYSKLMMSSGGNDCELPTADSCAIMEGEDAEDELMDLTKKSFFTKIKSYSRERTSDGFDSVPLKSSSSRHQIEEEDSDDA from the exons ATGCAGCGAAGCCGGACACACCTGCGCCACCTTTTACTGGGGCTGCTTTTTGCGCAAACGTATGCGGAACTGCCCATGTGCAAAGAG TCAGATTATCACTTTGAGTACACAGAGTGTGACGTACTCGGGTCACGATGGAGAGTTGCAGTTCCCAACAAAGCCGACACATGCACAGGCCTCCCAGACCCAGTCAAAGGCACTCAGTGCA CCTTCTCCTGTAGTGAAGGGGAGTTCCTCGACATGCAGTCGCAGCAGTGCCAGAAATGTGCTGCAGGCACCTATTCTCTGGGCACTGGCGTGGCCTTTGACGAGTGGGACAGCCTGCCGTCTGGTTTTGTCACCCACGGGGTGACTGCGAATGGCGGGGATTCCCACACAGATTGCTCTAA CTCGACCTGGACACCGAAGGGTGATTACATAGCCTCAAACACAGACGAGTGCACTGCGACGCTGTCGTATGCTGTGAGCCTGAAGAAACCTGGAACTGTGTCCTTTGAATATTTCTACCCTGACGACAGcatttactttgagtttttt GTTCAGAATGACCAGTGTCAGTCCACAGACACTGAGAGTCGCTGGATGAAGATCTCTGAGAGCTTCTTCAGCAAATACGCG GTTGAGCTGAAAAGCGGCAACAATGTGCTGTACTGGAGAACCACTGTGTACACTCCGGAGGGCAGCGCTATCAAACCTGTGCTGTTAAGAAACATCGCCATCTCAG ggGTGGCCTACACATCAgagtgttttcactgtaaacCGGGCACCCACAGTGCAAAGGCAGGATCTGCTCGCTGTTCCCCCTGCCCCGCTGACACCTTCTCCAACAAAGGGGCCACAGTTTGCCATCAGTGTGAAACAGACAAATATGCAG AGGCTGGCTCAGGGAGCTGCAAGCAGAGACCTGCGTGCACAAACAGTGACTACTTCTACACCCACACACCATGCGACTCTGAGGGAAAG ACTCAGCTCATGTACAAGTGGATCGAGCCAAAGATTTGCAGTGAGTCTGTTCAAGGAGCCGTGAAGCTGCCCGCATCAGGGGAGAAGCAAACCTGTCCTCCGTGTAACCCGGGTTTCTTTGTCACCAACTCCTCCACCTGTGAACCCTGCAAAGAAGGTTCCTACTCAAACGGAACAG TCTGTACCAAGTGCCCTGTTGGCATGGAGCCAGTGGTGGGTCTCGAATACAAATGGTGGAACACGATGCCGAGCAACATGAAGAGCTCCATCTTCCGCAGAGAGTTCAGCGACTCCGAACACAGCACGG CATGGGAGGTGGCTGGAGAGTATGTCTACACTGCCCCAGGAGATCAGGACACAGACTACCTGATGCTCACACTAAATGTACCTGGATACAG GTTGCCTCAGTCCGTGGCCACAGACAGTGAGAGGACTGAACTGTCTCGCATAACCTTCGTCTTCAAGACCACGTGCACAGCAGACTGTAAATTTTTCTTCCTGGCT GGTTATAATCAGTGGAATAATGATGTGGTGGAGCACTGGACAGGCAGCAACAGCAAACAGTCGTACTCCTACCTGATCCAGAGCAACAGCACCACCAGCTTCACGTGGACATTTCGACGAACAGAGGAAGTTAACGTG GAGAGGAAATACGGCGCTGATTCTGCAAAGATCTTCTCTATCCACATCACCAATGTGATCGGAGGCGTGGCCTCTGAGTGTCGCCGCTGTGCCCTGGGCTCTGCTACGGCTGACTCCGCCTGTGTTCCCTGCCCACCGGGACACTACATGGTCAATGggacaggagtgtgtgtgagctgccCGACCAACACCTTCATCAAGCCCGAACAGCCAATCGGAGAGGCTGCTTGTGTTCAGTGTGGaccaaacacaaagagaaacaag GCTTACACAGCTTGTCTCAGTGACTGTGCGTTGGACGTGCAGACGAGTGGAGGCGCCCTCCTGCACTATGACTTCTCCCCTCTGGTCAACGTCACCGGCTTCCACAGCAGCCCCCGCTTCACCAACAAAGGCCTGAGATATTTCCATCGCTTTAATTTGGGTCTGTGTGGGAAAGAG GGCCGAGTACAGGCAAAGTGTGTGGACAATGTTACAGAGAGCGGGAAAGCAGTCAAAGGATACGTCTGTCAGTCCACTGTGGTTCCCTCTGAGATCAGGAGTCAGAGCGTGGTGTCCGCCCAGCCTTTCATCATTGGTGACTCACTCATTG GTGTGACCACTGACACAAAGCTGAGCAGCATCTCCTCTCCAGATTGGTTGTTCCCTGCTTCGTCTGGCCTGCCAGATGTCATCTTCTATTACAA GTCCAGTGAGACGACTCAGGCTTGTAAACAAGGCAGGTCGGCCACCGTCCGACTGCGATGTAACCCCACAGTGACTGCTAAAGACCACATCACACTGCCAAG TAACTGTTCAGAGGGGACTTGTGATGGTTGTACTTTCCACTTTCTGTGGCAGAGCCAGCATGCATGTCCACTCTGCACCAAAGACCACTACAGAGAGATCGTCAGCGCTTGTGTCCAGGGAATACAG agaaCCACGTATGTGTGGCAGCAACCATTGCAGTGTTACGGAGGAGAGTCACTACCGGCACAAATAGTCAGTGCATGTGTGACTCTGGATTTCTGGCTCAATTTTGGTGTTTCCTTGGGAACGattgctgctgtgctgctcaTCAGTATCAGCTGCTATTTCTGGAAGAAGACACGCAA GTTGCAGTATAAGTACTCTAAGCTGATGATGAGCTCTGGAGGTAATGACTGTGAGCTGCCCACTGCAGACAGCTGTGCAATAATGGAGGGAGAGGATGCAGAGGACGAGCTCATGGACCTCACCAAGAAATCTTTCTTCACCAAAATTAAATCCTACTCACGAGAG aggACATCAGATGGATTTGACTCAGTTCCACTAAAATCGTCATCTTCACGCCATCAAATAGAGGAGGAAGACTCTGATGATGCTTAA
- the c8h1orf194 gene encoding protein C1orf194 homolog: MSRRDPFPSTKYENDFTLSGFRPQQRKTYDKPTHLAQTEEPWSRLHDAATLASSRRSVTHYERQALNDSLDFHLKSVYDHHKDFFWTKNQILHQRETVSEEHRKQENLKQDMLEREQETKIRVWVDPQRCSIHSIK; this comes from the exons ATGTCTCGCCGGGATCCTTTCCCCTCCACAAAGTATGAAAACGACTTCACTCTGAGCGGCTTCCGGCCGCAGCAG AGGAAAACATATGATAAACCAACTCACCTGGCCCAAACTGAGGAACCCTGGAGTCGCCTCCATGATGCAGCCACTTTGGCCAGCTCCCGGCGGAGCGTTACGCATTATGAGCGCCAG GCTCTAAACGACAGCCTCGACTTCCACCTTAAGTCAGTCTACGATCACCACAAGGACTTCTTCTGGACAAAGAACCAGATTTTACACCAGAGGGAGACGGTCTCTGAGGAACACAG GAAGCAGGAAAACTTGAAGCAGGACATGCTGGAAAGGGAACAAGAGACAAAAATCAGAGTGTGGGTCGATCCACAGAGGTGCTCCATTCACAGCATTAAGTGA